The Chanodichthys erythropterus isolate Z2021 chromosome 14, ASM2448905v1, whole genome shotgun sequence genome window below encodes:
- the chpfa gene encoding chondroitin sulfate synthase 2 codes for MRFSMLISLLRPIGPVIIGISLGFTLSLLSVSWVEESCDINAVIDEGIILSQDGSLKGARRPNSISPGNDDGEEEEEEEEEEDFQPRIIPYKPVKQTQPKKLFRAKYISTELGIRERLFVGILTSKNTINTLGVAVNRTISHHLDNVVFFTGTRSHKIPHGMMVVTHGDERLIWNMFQTIKYILEHYITEYDWFYLAQDDTYTQADRIKALVEHLSMNRVLYMGSPEEFIGGEMQGRYCYGGFGYLLSRSLLLRLQPFLENCRNDILSARHDEWLGRCIIDYADTNCVEEFEGQNYYYYEMGKNSDPSKEDNVQFNNALTVHPVSDPEQMYRLHKHFTEIELQKTYEEIEKLQAEIKNVSVVAFEGNRSALWPLGINPPFEPKTRFEVLRWDYFTEDQVYSCIDGSPKCELRGIDKLDVADVIETAMGELNKKYKPVLHLKKQQLINGYRRFDPTRGMEYTLDLQLEVVNQKGHSRSITKRVHLVRPLSRIEIIPMPYVTEATRVHIILPVTLQDREHVQQFLEVYATNAFETSENAILTFLFIYDPIEAQQVNQNDIFASVKLQINAYEHRYPTVKIPWISVKSESPSQIKFMDIISKKHPVDTLFFIATVKTSINSEFLNRCRMNSINNWQVFFPIHFQYYNPDIAYHNQPLPNTLDLVKEAGHFDRSSFTEACFYNSDYMATRTRMSSDVQENEEILENLDIYDMFVKYSGLHVFRAVEPALHQKYSYEPCNPRLSEDVYQRCVQSTLDSLGSRSQLAMLMFEQEQGNST; via the exons ATGAGGTTTTCTATGTTGATCAGTCTGTTAAGGCCGATCGGCCCGGTTATTATCGGGATCTCTCTGGGATTTACTCTGAGTTTGCTGAGTGTGAGCTGGGTCGAGGAGAGCTGTGATATTAATGCCGTTATAGATGAAGGAATCATTTTATCCCAGGATGGAAGTCTGAAAGGAGCCCGGAGACCCAACTCTATTTCCCCTGGGAATGATGAtggtgaggaggaggaggaggaggaggaggaggaggatttCCAGCCGAGAATAATCCCATATAAACCAGTGAAACAGACTCAGCCCAAAAAACTTTTCAG GGCGAAATACATCAGCACAGAGCTGGGAATTCGAGAACGTCTTTTTGTGGGAATACTCACCTCCAAAAACACCATCAACACTCTGGGTGTGGCCGTCAACCGCACCATCAGCCATCATCTGGACAATGTTGTGTTTTTCACTGGTACACGAAGCCACAAGATACCCCACGGGATGATGGTGGTCACCCACGGTGATGAACGCCTCATCTGGAACATGTTCCAGACCATTAAGTACATCCTAGAACATTACATCACAGAGTACGACTGGTTCTACCTTGCCCAGGACGACACGTACACGCAGGCGGATCGTATCAAGGCTCTGGTGGAGCACTTGAGTATGAACCGGGTGCTGTACATGGGCAGCCCAGAAGAATTCATTGGAGGTGAGATGCAGGGGCGGTATTGCTATGGGGGATTCGGATACCTGCTGTCTCGCAGTCTTCTGTTAAGACTCCAGCCCTTCCTGGAAAACTGCAGGAACGACATCCTCAGCGCCAGACATGACGAGTGGCTTGGCCGATGCATCATTGACTACGCTGATACGAACTGCGTGGAAGAATTTGAG gggcagaattattattattatgaaatggGAAAAAATTCTGACCCTAGTAAGGAAGATAATGTGCAGTTTAATAATGCACTGACTGTCCATCCAGTGTCTGATCCTGAGCAGATGTACAGACTTCACAAACACTTCACTGAGATCGAGCTGCAGAAGACATACGAGGAGATCGAAAAACTGCAG gcgGAAATAAAAAATGTGAGCGTGGTGGCTTTTGAGGGCAACCGTAGTGCCTTGTGGCCATTAGGAATCAATCCACCCTTTGAGCCCAAAACACGTTTCGAGGTCCTGCGGTGGGATTACTTCACCGAAGATCAGGTATACTCTTGCATCGATGGCTCTCCAAAGTGCGAGCTCCGTGGAATCGATAAGCTGGACGTAGCCGACGTCATTGAGACGGCTATGGGTGAGCTGAACAAGAAGTACAAGCCGGTTCTGCACCTGAAGAAGCAGCAGCTTATTAACGGATACAGGCGCTTTGACCCCACCAGAGGGATGGAGTACACCCTGGATCTGCAGTTGGAAGTGGTTAACCAGAAAGGACACAGTCGCTCCATCACCAAGAGGGTCCACCTGGTGAGACCTCTCAGTCGTATTGAGATCATCCCCATGCCTTATGTTACAGAAGCAACTAGAGTCCACATCATCTTACCCGTCACTCTTCAAGACCGAGAACATGTTCAACAGTTTTTGGAAGTATACGCCACAAATGCGTTCGAAACCAGCGAGAACGCCATCTTGACGTTTCTCTTTATCTACGATCCAATTGAAGCCCAACAAGTCAACCAGAATGACATCTTCGCCAGTGTCAAATTGCAAATCAATGCTTATGAGCACCGCTATCCTACGGTCAAAATCCCCTGGATCAGCGTTAAAAGCGAAAGTCCCTCGCAAATCAAATTTATGGACATCATCTCCAAGAAGCACCCGGTTGACACGTTGTTCTTCATCGCCACCGTGAAAACCAGCATCAACTCGGAGTTCCTCAATCGCTGTCGGATGAACTCCATCAACAACTGGCAGGTGTTCTTTCCCATCCATTTCCAATACTACAATCCTGACATTGCTTATCATAACCAGCCTCTTCCCAATACACTGGATTTGGTCAAAGAGGCTGGCCACTTCGATCGCAGTTCCTTCACCGAAGCGTGTTTCTACAACTCGGACTACATGGCTACCCGAACGCGCATGTCTTCGGATGTCCAGGAGAACGAGGAGATACTGGAGAACCTGGATATATATGACATGTTCGTCAAATACTCTGGCCTCCATGTTTTTCGAGCAGTGGAGCCGGCCCTGCATCAGAAATACAGCTACGAGCCGTGTAATCCTCGTCTTAGTGAAGATGTCTACCAGAGGTGTGTGCAGAGCACCCTCGACAGCCTTGGATCACGCTCTCAGCTCGCCATGCTGATGTTTGAACAGGAACAGGGCAACAGTACTTAA